In Oryza sativa Japonica Group chromosome 1, ASM3414082v1, the genomic stretch acaaaaccagatatctcgacccccaaactcctaaaaccggtgcaatttgactccctgagCGGTTTTGAGAGGCGGTTTTCCTGACGTGGCgctacgtggcgcctacgtgcaATATTGATCGAGTCTTTGTAACACGTGGCATTGACTtggcacctacgtggcagtAGAAATAAAAAGTATgcgtgggacccattagtcattcacacaaaaagaaatatgggcccactgacatgtggggcccacatgtcagaccttcttcctcctccctctctcccttttctctctttctctccccttcttccccttcgccGCTGCTCCCTACCACCGGCGAGCTCCAGCCCCTCCCCCGCTcgcggacggccggcgagcCCCTCCCCACgcgcggacggccggcgagTTCCTCCCCTGCGTGCCGACGGCCGGCGAGTTCCTCCGCCGTGCGCtatcgtcgtcaccgccgccacgACGCCTCGGCGCATCTCCCACTACCTCGCGCACCATCCGAGAGCGACAGTGGAGGCGCTCTCCGCCGCCTTCCCCGCTGCCGATCATGtcgacgccgtcctcctctcctcgccAAGCACTGCCACTTCTCCTCCCCGGAGCTCGTCGCCAGGAACGCGCTCACCTTCTTCTACtgggccgcctcctcgtcgccgtcgtcgtcgaccccccACTCCCTCCGCGCCTACTGCCTCCTCGTCCAGCTCCtctcccgcaccgccgccgccgccgcccgatgccgacgccgctcgctctcgctgtccccgcgcgccaccagccgaaggggaagaaggggaaagaaagagagagaagggagagagggaggaggaagaaggtgggcccacatttctttttgtgtgaatgactaatgggtcccacgcATACTTTTTATTTCTaccgccacgtaggtgccacatcAACACCACGTGTAAcaaagactcggtcaatattgccacgtaggcgccacatggcgccacgtcagcaaaaccgtccCCCAAAACCGCTCAGGGAGTCCAATTACACCGGTTTTAGGAGTTTGAAGAtcgagatatctggttttgtagtttagAGTTATGGTTTAGATTTCGATCAAATGGGtaatgaagtgaacttattccgactAGAAAGCCTGACGTTTCTCTCTTTGGAACGTTTTAGAATAAAACTACGGTTCTAGGACCACTTTCAAGCGATTGTTTTAATAAAAAcaattcctcttttttttccaatttttctACTGTCATTTCAGTTCTCTGTAGATTTTCGTGGGAGGCAATTTTTCTACAGGTTTTAACAGTACTAAAACAGCTACGTAACGATAATaatattgcaatttgcaaacatTACACTTGTACAGGTATAGTACTACGTAGTAGTGCACCCGCTACTAGTTCAACAAAATACTCCTATATATTCTATGTAGACTGGAAAAGATTTGAAGGGAGCAAAACATTCGGAAAAAACGGCCGCACCGTTTTGCGCGCAGGCGCGAGACTCACGCCATCACAACTCACACGTGATACTACTTCACAGTTCACACGGTATGCGAAATCAGATGCTAATGGGCCAATGGCCCGGCCGAAAAAGATGCCAAATGGGCCCAATGACACAAACGAAACCTCCTGAGCTCTGACTTTCCGACTCCCTGACGACCCCCCCTCCAGTCGGGCCCCACCCCCGCGACACGAGTCTCCTTCGGTcaccacttgtcaagttgtCATCATCACTGGCCTACTCCTAGTGCGCCTAGTACTTCGCCTTCCCCCCACACCCCAATGCGCTCTCACAtggagtcgtcgtcgtctccccaAACACGACGACCTCGAACCGCCTCCGTCCCCGCCTCGCCAACCCGTCCCCTTCCCCTGTAGCCAccgcgaccaccaccaccaccacgccgcgGCATCCACAACGCCACCAGAGTACAGAGACGTTCCACCCACCCCGGGCCACCGAACCCAACCCCCCCAgctcgctcgatcgatcgctagCTCCGACGACAGGTTTGAGCGCGATGAGGCAtcccggcgcgggcggcgggagcggggaCGCCGGGTTCGTCCGGGCGGACCAGATCGACCTCAAGAGCCTCGACGAGCAGCTGgagcgccacctcggccgccccGCGGAGCGGGCCGCGTCGCAGCACGGGGGCAGCGGGAGCCGCCGCGGCGAGTCCGCCAGGCTCGGGCTCGGGGAGGAGCCGCCGCAGGCGCCGCACCATCAGCGGCGCCGGGAGGACTGGGAGATCGACCCCGCCAAGCTCGTCATCAGAGGCGTCATCGCCCGCGGCACGTTCGGCACCGTCCACCGCGGCGTCTACGACGGCCAGGACGTCgctggtatttttttttctttcgcccCTCTGCTATAAACAGCTGATTGCTTTGCAGATATATTCGTCCACTCGGCGCTGACCAAGTTTTTTTTGCTGTCCATGACCATGAGCTATTCGATGAAATGGCCTGTTGCTTACTAGTACTCGTTAGTGGCTTCTTCTGCCTGCGTTAGCTTCTGGTTCCGATCGATTCCTCTCCAAGTTTTTAGGAAAGTTTGATGCGTGATTTAATTATTTTCATCGGTATGTTCTTCTTCCTGGATTAGGATATGGATTATGGAGTAGAGCCGATCGATTGATAGATGGCAAACGTCATTTACCATAGGTGCGGTTGTTTCGGGTGCTTTTGGAAGTTGTTTTCGCTCGTCGTGTCATTAGTGCTTTTCCTTGTCAGCAAATTGCTAAAGGTGATACCTCTGCTTTTCTTGATTCCATGGTGTATTCCGTGACTTCTGGGTAGATAAGCGTGCTTTTGGCGTGCAACCCTTCTCATGTGATTGAACCAACCAACAGTTAAAAGTTTTAATAGGCATGATTCATGTGTTTTGTCTTATGATGAGCACCTGGAAGTTGAAGATTACATATTAAAGCAGCGGATATTTCAGATCAAAaagttgcaagttgcaactagGCACAGTACTTTTCAGGGACCAGGAAAATTCAAAAGCATCTGAACCAAATTCGGGTTGATAAAAGGTCCGGATTAGCAATTTTGCACTGTATCACCAGCTATAATCACATGACAGAAGGCAAAAGCAGATGCAGTGGTTTTTTCTGTCCAGAACTTTATCACCTATTGCATGCCGTCCTTTCAATATATTGGTTCACCAGGAAATTGAGTACAATGTCTTGAAATGGAAAGTATCAGTTAGATTCATAAGAGGTCATTAGAATCCTAAATCACTTGGTGATGCTCATGTAACCTGGTAGCACAAGGTAGCGGTGGTTTTAGTCAGGGTTCAAGTCCCCATCAGCTTCCTTTAAATGGCAGTGTTCCTCCagcatgttcttttttttatttttcaaagtaTTTGCTAACTCACTGGAGTTTTTTATTGGCTTGCCTTTCTCTACCACTTTAGTTTGTATGACAAAACCAGCTTCCTCACTGCTTTTGCATGAATAATTCATCACTTGTCACATTATATTCCCCCAGATAGATTCAAACTTGGCAATTAACAGCTAATTGCTAAATACACTTTTAGGAAAACAGAGACATGCACAGTTCACCAAGATTTTGTTACCCTCATCAAGAATGTGCTATTGatttacattaaaaaaagaatGTGTATTGATGTAGTAATATGCAGCATTACTACTTCAATATAACTTTGTCTTCGAATCAATTGCTAAATGCAAAAAAGACTTTTTATTTCTACTTGTAGTTTCATTGTCGAAGTAACTGATATATCTTCTCTATCATCCAGTCAAAATGCTTGACTGGGGGGAGGATGGCCATAGATCAGAACGAGAAATTTCTTCACTAAGAGCAGCATTTGCACAAGAGGTCGCTGTCTGGCATAAGCTTGATCATCCAAATGTTACCAAGGTAATCTTTGACTGGagaagacttttttttttcatcccttCAAATTTCATAGGTTAAATCGTTTCACTGATAAATATATAGACCAATTTACATTATCTCTGGTTTACAGAACATTTGGGAAATTTACATTTATTAGCCCTGGTTTACAAAACCAATTTGTATTCAATATTGTCCGGCACAACCACATGGGCAAACTTGTTTTATCATGATGTATCTCTGGCATTATAATCTATTAAGGAAACCATTGGTTGTGGTGCAATAATATTTTCATGGCTAGAGATATCAGATATGACAGTAGGAGGACTGGCAGTCATGTTCAAACTCTGGTGCTAGCTATATAATACACCCAGTATCGTGTCTAAAATTGGATTCCATGTTTTCCTCTTCTGTATAAAATAGTTATTAAGGTGTTTAGCCATGCACTGCTAAAGAGCATTAGAATCTTGTATAATtggacaatattttttttctgataatAGTAGCGAAGGTGCGTACTCCTATTTGAAGGTGCGTACTCCTATTTGGTATGGCATAATTACAATGGAATTGATTTTAGAACATGGTGCCGAATTTACCAAGCAATAAATATTAGTATCTGCCATCTACACAGTTCATTTTGAGCTATCAACaattatcattatttttttcattcactTGGTGAACGTAGTTGTCTTCTGCTTCTCAACTGGGTCCTGACAATATCTTGAAATTTAACTGACAGTTTATTGGGGCTATAATGGGTGCAAGAGATTTAAATATACAGACAGAACATGGACATTTTGGCATGCCAAGTAATATTTGCTGCGTTGTTGTCGAGTACCTTGCCGGAGGTGCACTGAAAAATTTTCTGATAAAGAACAGGAGAAGGAAGCTAGCCTATAAAGTTGTGGTCCAATTGGCTCTTGACCTTGCTAGGGGGTAAGTAATAATATATGTTTCTCTTGGTCCTTTTTCTGGATTTACATCTATTATTCCGTTTTAATCTCAGAAGATTTTGTTGTGGGATTTGCACTGACAGATTAAGCTATCTTCACTCAAAGAAGATAGTTCATCGTGATGTGAAGACTGAAAATATGCTCCTTGACAAATCAAGAACAGTGAAAATCGCTGATTTTGGTGTTGCACGAATTGAGGCTTCAAATCCTAGTGATATGACGGGTGAAACAGGCACACTTGGTTACATGGCACCCGAGGTATTTTCCTTCAACCATACGGAAATCTTATGCTGATCATGTATCATTTATGCTGATAGGTCTTTACTTATACCAAACTATCGAATTAAGAAGGGAAAAGTGACTATATGTCACTGAAAATTTCCTTGCTGGTATCGTTCAAAAAACTTATTGCTTGGCGAATGGAAAATCTTAACCCTGCATCCCCTCAATCATCTTATTCATTGTCATGTTGTGTTTCTGCGATCTTCCAAAATTGCACGTACCATTCTTCCGTAATTCTAGTCTACTGTTATTGTCCTTACTGTCATACGTTGGCATCATTGTGCAGGTTCTCAACGGCCATCCTTACAACAGGAAGTGTGATGTATATAGCTTTGGAATCTGCCTATGGGAGATATACTGCTGCGATATGCCGTATCCTGATCTGAGTTTCTCAGAGGTCACTTCAGCTGTTGTTCGTcaggtaaataaaaaaaaacgcCGTCCTATCCCGTTTTCCCCACTTCACCTCTCTGATTCCTGAACTCTGAAGCACTGAAAAGAAAATCACCATCCTTGATTGATGATGTACTACAGAACTTGAGGCCTGAGATACCGCGCTGCTGCCCTAGCTCCTTGGCCAACGTGATGAAGCGCTGCTGGGACGCGAACCCGGACAAGcggccggcgatggcggaggtGGTGTCCATGCTGGAGGCGATCGACACGTCCAAGGGCGGTGGCATGATCCCGACCGACCAGCCACAGGGATGCTTCTCGTGCTTCGGTCGGCACCGAGGCCCCTGACGAACTTGATCTGATGGCGTCACTGATAATTTGTTATCGCTATATCTCAGTGTAATCTAATCGCATTCGCTATGGCTAATTTGAGGAGCTGTGTGATTGATGTAAATGCCTTAACGGTCCAGCACCTCAGCTTCATCGTCGTATGATCGCTGCGAATCCTAATGCTTGGCCTATGATAAGATCGAGCTTAGAAGAGATTATTGTGACAGAGCTGCCGACGAAGTTTACAATCTCATCATATATGGTCATGAAGTAGACCCACTGTACTATTGCAGTGTAATCGACATCTTTGCAGAATGTTaataaaagaacaaaatcagGATGTATAATTCCGAGTACTCGATTCCAGATGCTGTTTAGAGCACGAATCAAGATGACGCGCAAGCAAAATTGGCTTGTCCCTATAGCACTAGCACCATGTGCTGCTCCTGCGTAATGAACGGCGAACGATTAAAATGGACGGAATGGACGGCCGGATGATCACGAGGCGTTACGGCATGTTCGAGCGGATGCACCCCTGGCCGTCCGATCGGACGCCTTCGTCTCGTGCGGTCGTGATCCTACCTACCCCGAGCAGAggcaaaggagaggagaggagacccgccgccgctgcctatTCCTCCGGCGATCCCATCCCATTGATCCGTAGccttccgcctccgccaccaccacaagCTCCGATCCACAGCGCACCTCGAGCCCTACCTCCGATGGGCGTGACCACGCGGCTGCCGGCCCCTCCAGGGGGCGGCCTccagcgccgcgcgccgcggggCATCCTCCCGGCCTCGCTCCCCGTGGAGCGCccggcgcggcgccgcctcgcgcccggcGTCCGCGCCGCCTCCGGGATCCCTGGACCCGGCGGATCGCCCGTCCC encodes the following:
- the LOC4326554 gene encoding serine/threonine-protein kinase 52, which codes for MRHPGAGGGSGDAGFVRADQIDLKSLDEQLERHLGRPAERAASQHGGSGSRRGESARLGLGEEPPQAPHHQRRREDWEIDPAKLVIRGVIARGTFGTVHRGVYDGQDVAVKMLDWGEDGHRSEREISSLRAAFAQEVAVWHKLDHPNVTKFIGAIMGARDLNIQTEHGHFGMPSNICCVVVEYLAGGALKNFLIKNRRRKLAYKVVVQLALDLARGLSYLHSKKIVHRDVKTENMLLDKSRTVKIADFGVARIEASNPSDMTGETGTLGYMAPEVLNGHPYNRKCDVYSFGICLWEIYCCDMPYPDLSFSEVTSAVVRQNLRPEIPRCCPSSLANVMKRCWDANPDKRPAMAEVVSMLEAIDTSKGGGMIPTDQPQGCFSCFGRHRGP